One Microbacterium sp. No. 7 genomic window carries:
- a CDS encoding FecCD family ABC transporter permease, with amino-acid sequence MTASVRSPHPRGFVWRRGRVSLVVSPRLAIVTAVLLVLVVVLGIVAMQVGTVRLSLGEVVAALLGAEAEPKHAQIVHGIRLPRVVTALFCGAALGVSGAVFQSVSRNALGSPDVIGFTTGAATGAITQIVLFQAGPVQVSLGAVAGGLGTAIVVYLLSVKGGVTGGYRLILVGIGVGAVLGAVNGLMLVLGDLDNAIAANLWLAGSLSARNWAHAAPVLVGTLIIVPIVAALARRASMMEMGDDLAQQLGVRVERTRVWMMVLAVMLAGLAVGAAGPIAFVALAAPQLVTRLTHARGMPVVSAAAMGACILVVADVLSQSLPFAATVPIGRMTGIIGGVYLIWLLTRSKQV; translated from the coding sequence ATGACCGCATCCGTCCGCTCCCCGCATCCGCGCGGATTCGTCTGGCGGCGCGGCCGCGTCTCCCTCGTCGTCTCGCCTCGTCTGGCGATCGTGACGGCCGTGCTGCTCGTGCTCGTCGTCGTGCTCGGCATCGTCGCGATGCAGGTCGGCACCGTGCGGCTGAGCCTCGGCGAGGTCGTCGCGGCGCTGCTCGGCGCCGAGGCGGAGCCGAAGCACGCGCAGATCGTGCACGGCATCCGGCTTCCGCGCGTCGTCACCGCGCTGTTCTGCGGCGCGGCGCTGGGGGTCTCGGGCGCCGTGTTCCAGTCGGTGTCGCGCAACGCGCTCGGCTCGCCCGACGTCATCGGGTTCACGACGGGCGCCGCGACGGGCGCGATCACGCAGATCGTGCTCTTCCAGGCGGGGCCCGTGCAGGTGTCGCTGGGCGCCGTCGCGGGCGGCCTCGGCACCGCCATCGTCGTGTACCTGCTGTCGGTGAAGGGCGGCGTCACCGGCGGATACCGGCTGATCCTCGTCGGGATCGGCGTCGGCGCCGTGCTCGGCGCCGTGAACGGCCTCATGCTCGTGCTCGGCGACCTCGACAACGCGATCGCCGCCAACCTGTGGCTCGCCGGCTCGCTGTCGGCGCGCAACTGGGCGCACGCCGCGCCCGTGCTCGTGGGCACGCTGATCATCGTCCCGATCGTCGCCGCGCTCGCGCGCCGCGCCTCGATGATGGAGATGGGCGATGACCTGGCGCAGCAGCTCGGCGTGCGCGTCGAGCGCACACGCGTGTGGATGATGGTGCTCGCCGTCATGCTCGCGGGGCTCGCGGTCGGCGCCGCCGGCCCCATCGCCTTCGTCGCGCTCGCCGCGCCGCAGCTCGTGACCCGGCTCACGCACGCCCGGGGGATGCCGGTCGTCAGCGCCGCCGCGATGGGCGCCTGCATCCTCGTCGTCGCCGACGTGCTCTCGCAGAGCCTTCCCTTCGCTGCGACCGTCCCGATCGGGCGGATGACGGGGATCATCGGCGGCGTCTATCTCATCTGGCTCCTGACCCGTTCGAAGCAGGTATGA
- a CDS encoding FecCD family ABC transporter permease produces MASVPARFARRRLGIVVLIALVVISVFVSACFGTRDIPIATTWQAIVAFDPESSEHLLVVNQRIPRALVSVLVGLCLGVAGAVMQALTRNPLAEPGILGVNAGAAVLIACGIAFFSLTEPVDYMWLGLLGAALAGAAVYLLGGVRRGTNPVRLVLAGAALTVVLGALTQLIIINGLEEVFDRYRHWMVGSVAGRGYEVLLPVGLLAAVGLVLAFALARPLDAAMLGEDLSRSLGGSPNRVWALAGVAVIVLAGSATAAAGPIAFLGLAAPHLARLVAGVDHRWVLPYSGLLAALLIVVADTLGRVIPPKGEVSVGIMVALLGGPFFVYLVRTRRLAQL; encoded by the coding sequence ATGGCATCCGTCCCCGCACGATTCGCCCGTCGACGCCTCGGCATCGTCGTGCTCATCGCCCTCGTCGTGATCTCGGTGTTCGTGAGCGCCTGCTTCGGCACGCGCGACATCCCGATCGCGACCACCTGGCAGGCGATCGTGGCCTTCGACCCCGAGAGCTCGGAGCACCTGCTGGTCGTCAACCAGCGGATCCCGCGCGCCCTCGTCTCGGTGCTCGTCGGGCTCTGCCTGGGCGTCGCGGGCGCCGTCATGCAGGCGCTCACCCGCAACCCGCTCGCCGAGCCCGGCATCCTCGGCGTCAACGCGGGCGCCGCCGTGCTGATCGCCTGCGGCATCGCGTTCTTCTCGCTCACCGAGCCCGTCGACTACATGTGGCTCGGGCTGCTCGGCGCCGCGCTCGCGGGCGCCGCCGTGTACCTGCTCGGCGGCGTGCGGCGCGGCACCAACCCGGTGCGGCTCGTGCTCGCCGGCGCGGCGCTCACCGTCGTGCTCGGCGCGCTCACCCAGCTCATCATCATCAACGGCCTCGAGGAGGTCTTCGACCGCTACCGGCACTGGATGGTCGGATCGGTCGCGGGCCGCGGATACGAGGTGCTGCTTCCCGTGGGCCTCCTCGCCGCGGTCGGCCTCGTGCTCGCCTTCGCACTCGCGCGCCCCCTCGACGCCGCCATGCTCGGCGAGGACCTCAGCCGCTCGCTCGGCGGCAGCCCCAACCGCGTGTGGGCCCTCGCGGGCGTCGCGGTGATCGTGCTCGCGGGCTCCGCGACCGCGGCCGCCGGGCCGATCGCGTTCCTCGGCCTCGCGGCGCCGCACCTCGCGCGGCTCGTCGCGGGCGTCGACCACCGGTGGGTGCTGCCCTACTCGGGCCTGCTCGCCGCGCTCCTCATCGTCGTGGCCGACACGCTCGGGCGCGTCATCCCTCCCAAAGGCGAGGTGAGCGTCGGCATCATGGTCGCCCTGCTGGGCGGACCGTTCTTCGTCTACCTCGTGCGCACCCGCAGGCTGGCCCAGCTATGA
- the fepB gene encoding Fe2+-enterobactin ABC transporter substrate-binding protein, with the protein MLHVPTRRTRWASGLALLVTGAVALVGCSPASENADGPAETADTEETAVAGDWPREFENTDGTVTEIPEQPTNIVSTTVTATGTLLAIDAPVVASGSAANGQFFGQWADIAEEKGVENLFPVGEVDLEAIIAQDPDLIVVARGGADSLIDNVEELKAIAPTIIIDYGVVTWQELALELGEATGLEEEAAAAVADYDAYVADAATKITVPAGTANIFSFNGPGENNNIARKGSVHGDVLESLGFTLEDPPIEWHTITEQRSDFVFATYENLTELTSETTFILAQDDEGAQKFAQDPTMANVPSVKAGQVYGLGKNSFRVDKFSATQIVDHIVELFGS; encoded by the coding sequence ATGCTGCACGTCCCCACCCGGCGCACCCGATGGGCGAGCGGGCTCGCCCTCCTCGTCACCGGTGCCGTCGCGCTGGTCGGCTGCTCGCCGGCGAGCGAGAACGCCGACGGCCCTGCCGAGACCGCCGACACGGAGGAGACCGCGGTCGCGGGCGACTGGCCCCGCGAGTTCGAGAACACCGACGGCACGGTCACCGAGATCCCGGAGCAGCCGACGAACATCGTCTCGACGACCGTGACCGCGACCGGCACGCTGCTCGCGATCGACGCACCCGTCGTGGCGTCGGGCTCGGCGGCGAACGGCCAGTTCTTCGGCCAGTGGGCCGACATCGCCGAGGAGAAGGGCGTCGAGAACCTCTTCCCGGTCGGCGAGGTCGACCTCGAGGCGATCATCGCGCAGGACCCCGACCTCATCGTCGTCGCCCGCGGCGGCGCCGACTCGCTCATCGACAACGTCGAAGAGCTCAAGGCGATCGCCCCGACGATCATCATCGACTACGGCGTCGTGACCTGGCAGGAGCTCGCCCTGGAGCTCGGCGAGGCCACGGGCCTGGAGGAGGAGGCGGCCGCGGCCGTCGCCGACTACGACGCCTACGTCGCCGACGCGGCGACGAAGATCACCGTCCCGGCGGGCACCGCCAACATCTTCAGCTTCAACGGCCCGGGCGAGAACAACAACATCGCGCGCAAGGGATCGGTGCACGGCGACGTGCTCGAGTCGCTCGGCTTCACGCTCGAGGACCCGCCCATCGAGTGGCACACGATCACCGAGCAGCGCTCCGACTTCGTCTTCGCGACCTACGAGAACCTCACCGAGCTCACGAGCGAGACCACGTTCATCCTCGCCCAGGACGACGAGGGCGCGCAGAAGTTCGCCCAGGACCCGACGATGGCCAACGTGCCGTCGGTCAAGGCGGGCCAGGTGTACGGCCTCGGCAAGAACTCGTTCCGCGTCGACAAGTTCAGCGCGACGCAGATCGTCGACCACATCGTCGAGCTCTTCGGCAGCTGA
- a CDS encoding siderophore-interacting protein gives MPRTLRPVDVFPITTRVLEVIRVADVTPGMRRVTLGGPGLAAHTAANGFAVDAFRSAGFDDEFKIVLRHPDAAETVGPTQADGVLNWPREDPHLLMRTYTVRRWDAERGEIDVDFVVHGVGPATSWARRVQPGERVQIAGPKMSVGHPEGVDWTLVAGDETALPAIGRWLEQWPDGQRAQVFVEIAEPSHRQDLTVPPGVEITWLSRDGAEPGTTTLLFDAIRAADWPEGRVFAWVAGETLTLIPIRRWLRGEKGLGKEQVEVTGYWRRHEVVVSSDDASMPDLDATEDDAERLHELSELAPAFALRVAATIGLGAAFGGETRTVAEAAAATGTDVTGLGKLLRLLTAIGAAEAVDAETRDAGVRDAGGQDAGGQDAGAAGAARHRLTGLGRLLDDDRVIAELDLAGPVAHRELGGMLSLLSAVRTGTGDYARWFGASYAEHERADRPRLQARLDREAERAEYVAGVLASTLTLPPGAALALTGQGAGVFADEIVRRHPGTRVTVVGSAGEVGDLPERVHGVGFAEALGSLTDADAADALRRAADRVVPGGRLLVFTRALDPGLADDHDYADDLVEFALHGGGVRTHDENLRLFAAAGLPEPARRTVGWGFSAYAVTVTR, from the coding sequence ATGCCGCGCACCCTCCGGCCCGTCGACGTCTTCCCGATCACCACGCGCGTCCTCGAGGTGATCAGAGTCGCCGACGTGACGCCGGGCATGCGGCGCGTCACCCTCGGCGGCCCCGGGCTCGCCGCGCACACGGCGGCGAACGGCTTCGCCGTGGACGCGTTCCGCTCCGCGGGCTTCGACGACGAGTTCAAGATCGTCCTGCGCCACCCCGACGCCGCGGAGACCGTCGGCCCGACGCAGGCCGACGGCGTGCTGAACTGGCCCCGCGAGGACCCGCACCTGCTGATGCGCACCTACACGGTGCGCCGCTGGGATGCCGAGCGCGGCGAGATCGACGTCGACTTCGTCGTGCACGGCGTCGGCCCGGCGACGAGCTGGGCGCGTCGCGTGCAGCCCGGCGAGCGTGTGCAGATCGCGGGTCCGAAGATGTCGGTGGGGCATCCCGAGGGCGTCGACTGGACGCTCGTCGCGGGCGACGAGACCGCCCTCCCCGCGATCGGGCGCTGGCTCGAGCAGTGGCCCGACGGCCAGCGGGCGCAGGTGTTCGTCGAGATCGCCGAGCCGTCGCACCGGCAGGACCTCACGGTCCCGCCGGGCGTCGAGATCACCTGGCTCTCGCGCGACGGCGCCGAGCCGGGCACGACGACGCTGCTGTTCGACGCGATCCGGGCCGCCGACTGGCCCGAAGGCCGCGTGTTCGCGTGGGTCGCGGGCGAGACGCTGACGCTCATCCCCATCCGCCGCTGGCTGCGCGGCGAGAAGGGGCTCGGCAAGGAGCAGGTCGAGGTGACGGGATACTGGCGCCGGCACGAGGTCGTCGTCTCGTCGGACGACGCGTCGATGCCCGACCTCGACGCGACCGAGGACGACGCCGAGCGCCTGCACGAGCTGAGCGAGCTCGCGCCCGCCTTCGCCCTGCGGGTCGCCGCGACGATCGGGCTGGGCGCCGCGTTCGGCGGCGAGACCCGCACGGTCGCCGAGGCCGCCGCCGCGACGGGCACCGACGTCACCGGCCTCGGCAAGCTGCTGCGGCTGCTCACCGCGATCGGCGCCGCCGAGGCGGTGGATGCCGAGACCAGGGACGCTGGAGTGCGGGACGCCGGAGGGCAGGACGCCGGAGGGCAGGATGCCGGTGCGGCCGGCGCCGCCCGCCACCGGCTCACGGGTCTCGGCCGGCTGCTCGACGACGACCGCGTGATCGCCGAGCTCGATCTGGCCGGCCCCGTCGCGCACCGCGAGCTGGGCGGCATGCTGTCGCTGCTGTCGGCCGTGCGCACGGGCACGGGCGACTACGCCCGCTGGTTCGGCGCCTCCTACGCCGAGCACGAGCGCGCCGACCGGCCACGGCTGCAGGCCCGCCTCGACCGCGAGGCGGAGCGCGCCGAGTATGTGGCGGGCGTCCTGGCATCCACGCTCACCCTGCCTCCGGGCGCCGCGCTCGCCCTCACGGGCCAGGGCGCCGGCGTGTTCGCCGACGAGATCGTGCGACGCCACCCGGGCACGCGGGTCACGGTCGTCGGCAGCGCGGGCGAGGTCGGCGACCTCCCCGAGCGCGTGCACGGCGTCGGGTTCGCCGAGGCGCTCGGCTCGCTGACCGATGCGGATGCCGCCGACGCGCTGCGCCGGGCCGCCGACCGCGTGGTCCCGGGCGGCCGCCTGCTGGTGTTCACGCGCGCGCTCGACCCCGGGCTCGCCGACGACCACGACTACGCCGACGACCTCGTCGAGTTCGCCCTGCACGGCGGCGGCGTGCGCACGCACGACGAGAACCTGCGGCTGTTCGCCGCCGCGGGCCTCCCCGAGCCCGCCCGCCGCACCGTCGGCTGGGGCTTCTCCGCCTACGCCGTCACCGTCACCCGCTAG
- a CDS encoding sensor histidine kinase — MTSPAPPPVRTPLRQHAGALAQLAAVGLVGTALFTILSVLLSVGVGTVVILGVGIPFLLAFLYTLWATAWLEHERVEGLYGFGVPRLRVRSSGRPGFGGWLRTLWQQFIDGQMWRGIASAAISTALGLVLLPTISWMISSIGLLFAPLTTDSRVHLFRTDLWVEPGWAIAVGALGLILGAALVVGIALLHAVLTRAILVPSREALLAEQARTAGVQREGAVRASEVERTRIERDLHDGVQPRLVSIAMTLGLAQQKIESDPGSARLLVDEAHTSTKAAITELRQLARGIHASVLDDRGLDAALSALAARSPIPVHLDVRLDARCSRTAEAAVYFAIAETLTNAAKHSRGTAARVTVRRRDEDGAALLWARIEDDGIGGAHMQPGGGLDGIASRVAAAGGAMRLDSPNGGPTSLEVSVPCAS, encoded by the coding sequence ATGACCTCACCGGCACCCCCTCCCGTCCGCACGCCGCTGCGCCAGCATGCGGGCGCGCTCGCCCAGCTCGCCGCCGTCGGCCTCGTCGGAACGGCCCTGTTCACGATCCTGTCCGTGCTCCTGAGCGTCGGGGTCGGCACCGTCGTCATCCTCGGCGTCGGCATCCCGTTCCTGCTCGCCTTCCTCTACACGCTGTGGGCGACCGCCTGGCTCGAGCACGAGCGCGTCGAGGGCCTCTACGGCTTCGGCGTTCCCCGGCTGCGCGTGCGCTCCAGCGGCCGGCCCGGCTTCGGCGGCTGGCTGCGCACCCTGTGGCAGCAGTTCATCGACGGCCAGATGTGGCGCGGCATCGCGAGCGCCGCGATCTCGACCGCCCTGGGCCTCGTGCTGCTGCCCACCATCTCGTGGATGATCTCGAGCATCGGCCTGCTGTTCGCCCCGCTCACGACCGACTCCCGCGTGCACCTCTTCCGCACCGACCTGTGGGTCGAGCCCGGCTGGGCGATCGCGGTCGGGGCGCTCGGCCTCATCCTCGGCGCCGCGCTCGTCGTCGGCATCGCGCTGCTGCACGCCGTGCTCACCCGCGCCATCCTGGTCCCCTCGCGCGAGGCGCTGCTCGCCGAGCAGGCCCGCACCGCGGGCGTGCAGCGCGAGGGCGCCGTGCGGGCGAGCGAGGTCGAGCGCACGCGCATCGAACGCGACCTGCACGACGGCGTCCAGCCGCGGCTCGTGTCGATCGCGATGACGCTGGGCCTCGCGCAGCAGAAGATCGAGAGCGACCCCGGGTCGGCGCGGCTGCTCGTCGACGAGGCGCACACCTCGACCAAGGCGGCCATCACGGAGCTGCGGCAGCTCGCCCGCGGCATCCACGCCTCCGTCCTCGACGACCGGGGACTGGATGCCGCCCTCTCCGCCCTCGCGGCCCGCTCCCCCATCCCCGTGCACCTCGACGTGCGGCTCGACGCCCGCTGCTCGCGCACGGCCGAGGCCGCCGTCTACTTCGCGATCGCGGAGACCCTCACCAACGCCGCCAAGCACTCCCGCGGCACCGCGGCACGGGTCACCGTGCGCCGCCGCGACGAAGACGGCGCCGCCCTGCTGTGGGCGCGCATCGAGGACGACGGCATCGGCGGCGCGCACATGCAGCCCGGCGGCGGGCTCGACGGCATCGCGAGCCGCGTCGCCGCCGCGGGCGGCGCCATGCGGCTCGACAGCCCGAACGGCGGGCCGACGTCGCTGGAGGTGAGCGTGCCGTGCGCATCCTGA
- a CDS encoding response regulator transcription factor: MRILICEDSTLLREGLVRVLEDAGHDVVAAVADAHDLGTIVASASPDLCILDVRLPPTFTDEGIRAALALRQADPRLPVLVLSQYVEERYASELIAGQPAALGYLLKDRVADVGDFLDSVRRIGEGATVLDPEVVAQLLTRRSRDERLARLTDRERAVLALIAEGKSNQAIAQALFVSEGSVEKYITSLFQKLDLEQDEHGNRRVLAALVHLEHTQQEHTAPTPPTNGTNR, translated from the coding sequence GTGCGCATCCTGATCTGCGAGGACTCCACGCTGCTGCGCGAGGGCCTCGTGCGCGTGCTCGAAGACGCGGGCCACGACGTGGTCGCCGCCGTCGCCGACGCCCACGACCTCGGCACGATCGTGGCCTCCGCCTCGCCCGACCTGTGCATCCTCGACGTGCGGCTGCCGCCCACGTTCACCGACGAGGGCATCCGCGCGGCGCTCGCGCTGCGCCAGGCCGACCCCCGGCTGCCCGTGCTGGTGCTGAGCCAGTACGTCGAGGAGCGCTACGCGAGCGAGCTCATCGCGGGCCAGCCCGCCGCGCTCGGCTACCTGCTGAAGGACCGCGTGGCCGACGTCGGCGACTTCCTCGACTCGGTGCGGCGCATCGGCGAGGGCGCGACGGTGCTCGACCCCGAGGTCGTCGCGCAGCTGCTCACGCGCCGCTCGCGCGACGAGCGCCTCGCCCGCCTGACCGACCGCGAGCGCGCCGTGCTGGCGCTCATCGCGGAGGGCAAGAGCAACCAGGCGATCGCCCAGGCGCTCTTCGTGAGCGAGGGCAGCGTCGAGAAGTACATCACCTCGCTGTTCCAGAAGCTCGACCTGGAGCAGGACGAGCACGGCAACCGGCGCGTGCTGGCCGCCCTCGTGCACCTGGAGCACACCCAGCAGGAGCACACCGCCCCCACGCCTCCCACGAACGGAACGAACCGATGA
- a CDS encoding DUF4097 family beta strand repeat-containing protein produces the protein MSTTLTPPPQHPVGPQPPAGAQPPAPRRESARVISILAIVVGCVLIAGAIVSGVFSALRVASSDERTLTASADGIAALDVDLSTGDMLVAYGDVEEATLVVRGTGTDDWRLTRDGDTLTVRTDRSWWTGWRLWGGAENEHAALTLPQRYAETPLDAEFSLSAGQITAEGRYGSLDIDMSAGLVTVEGTARELDAHLSAGRLDLELADVRTAEVEVSAGLVQGRITGTQPDAVAIDLSAGSVELVLPNGTYAVSSDVSAGGFDHTLNTSPSASARIDVSVSAGHVVLRPER, from the coding sequence ATGAGCACGACACTCACTCCCCCGCCCCAGCACCCCGTGGGCCCCCAGCCCCCCGCGGGAGCGCAGCCGCCCGCCCCGCGCCGCGAGAGCGCCCGCGTCATCTCGATCCTCGCGATCGTCGTCGGCTGCGTGCTCATCGCCGGCGCCATCGTCAGCGGCGTGTTCTCGGCGCTGCGCGTCGCGTCGAGCGACGAGCGCACGCTCACGGCATCCGCCGACGGCATCGCGGCGCTCGACGTCGACCTCTCGACGGGCGACATGCTCGTCGCGTACGGCGACGTCGAGGAGGCGACGCTCGTCGTGCGCGGCACCGGCACCGACGACTGGCGGCTCACGCGCGACGGCGACACCCTCACGGTGCGCACGGACCGCAGCTGGTGGACGGGCTGGCGGCTGTGGGGCGGCGCCGAGAACGAGCACGCCGCGCTCACCCTCCCCCAGCGCTACGCCGAGACCCCGCTGGACGCCGAGTTCTCGCTCAGCGCGGGCCAGATCACGGCCGAGGGCCGCTACGGATCGCTCGACATCGACATGTCGGCGGGCCTCGTCACGGTCGAGGGCACGGCGCGCGAGCTCGACGCGCACCTCAGCGCGGGACGGCTCGACCTCGAGCTCGCCGACGTGCGGACCGCCGAGGTCGAGGTGAGCGCCGGCCTGGTGCAGGGGCGGATCACGGGCACGCAGCCCGACGCCGTCGCGATCGACCTGAGCGCGGGCAGCGTCGAGCTCGTGCTGCCGAACGGCACCTATGCGGTGTCGTCCGACGTCTCGGCGGGCGGCTTCGACCACACGCTGAACACCTCGCCCAGCGCCTCCGCGCGCATCGACGTCTCGGTCTCGGCCGGACACGTGGTGCTCCGCCCCGAGCGCTGA
- the pgi gene encoding glucose-6-phosphate isomerase: MTTPIDATTTPAWAELTAHAAHLTPDLRGWFAADPSRVEQLTLDLADLRVDLSKNLVTTEVLASLVRLAEQTGVADRFAAMLAGEHINTSEDRAVLHTALRRPAGIQPSLVVDGQDVDGDVQQVLAAMTAFAERVRAGEWVGITGKRVTHVVNIGIGGSDLGPAMISAALEPYATAGIQARFVSNIDPFDLAHKTKDLDPETTLFIVASKTFTTLETLTNARLARDWLWAGLAAAGAIDGSDEQRTDAVAHHFVAVSTALDRVAAFGIDTANAFGFWDWVGGRYSVDSAIGLSLMIELGPEAFRELLAGFHAVDEHVASTPLAENVPVLMGLLNVWYTNFLGAQSHAVLPYAQQLSRFAAYLQQLTMESNGKRVRWDGSPVTSDTGEIFWGEPGTNGQHAFYQLIHQGTRLIPADFIAFVNPAYPLQDDGRDVHGLFLANFLAQTKALAFGKTAEEVEAEGTTGALVAARTFPGNRPTTSIFAPALTPRVLGELIALYEHITFTQGAVWGINSFDQWGVELGKQLALQIAPALEGDAAALEAQDASTRALLDYYRAQRR, from the coding sequence GTGACCACTCCCATCGATGCCACCACCACGCCCGCGTGGGCCGAGCTCACGGCCCACGCCGCCCACCTCACCCCCGACCTGCGCGGGTGGTTCGCCGCCGATCCCAGCCGCGTCGAACAGCTCACGCTCGACCTCGCCGACCTGCGCGTCGACCTGTCGAAGAACCTCGTCACGACCGAGGTGCTCGCCTCGCTCGTGCGTCTCGCCGAGCAGACCGGCGTCGCCGACCGCTTCGCCGCGATGCTCGCCGGCGAGCACATCAACACCAGCGAGGACCGTGCCGTGCTGCACACCGCGCTGCGCCGGCCGGCCGGCATCCAGCCGTCGCTCGTCGTCGACGGGCAGGACGTCGACGGCGACGTGCAGCAGGTGCTGGCGGCCATGACGGCGTTCGCCGAGCGCGTGCGCGCGGGCGAGTGGGTCGGCATCACCGGCAAGCGGGTGACGCACGTCGTGAACATCGGCATCGGCGGCAGCGACCTGGGCCCCGCGATGATCTCCGCGGCGCTGGAGCCGTATGCCACCGCCGGCATACAAGCCCGGTTCGTCTCGAACATCGACCCCTTCGACCTCGCGCACAAGACGAAGGACCTCGACCCCGAGACGACGCTGTTCATCGTCGCGTCGAAGACCTTCACGACGCTGGAGACGCTCACCAACGCCCGCCTCGCGCGCGACTGGCTGTGGGCGGGGCTCGCCGCCGCGGGGGCGATCGACGGCAGCGACGAGCAGAGGACGGATGCCGTGGCGCACCACTTCGTGGCCGTCTCGACGGCGCTCGACCGGGTCGCCGCGTTCGGCATCGACACCGCCAACGCGTTCGGCTTCTGGGACTGGGTCGGCGGCCGCTACTCGGTCGACTCGGCGATCGGGCTGTCGCTCATGATCGAGCTGGGGCCCGAGGCGTTCCGCGAGCTGCTGGCCGGCTTCCACGCGGTCGACGAGCACGTGGCATCCACGCCCCTCGCCGAGAACGTGCCGGTGCTGATGGGACTGCTGAACGTCTGGTACACGAACTTCCTGGGCGCCCAGTCGCACGCCGTGCTGCCCTATGCGCAGCAGCTCAGCCGCTTCGCCGCCTACCTGCAGCAGCTCACCATGGAGTCCAACGGCAAGCGCGTGCGCTGGGACGGCTCGCCGGTCACGAGCGACACGGGCGAGATCTTCTGGGGCGAGCCCGGCACCAACGGGCAGCACGCCTTCTACCAGCTCATCCACCAGGGCACGCGGCTCATCCCGGCCGACTTCATCGCGTTCGTCAACCCCGCGTACCCGCTGCAGGACGACGGGCGCGACGTGCACGGGCTGTTCCTCGCCAACTTCCTCGCGCAGACGAAGGCCCTCGCCTTCGGCAAGACCGCCGAGGAGGTCGAGGCCGAAGGCACGACGGGCGCCCTCGTCGCGGCGCGCACCTTCCCCGGCAACCGGCCGACGACGTCGATCTTCGCGCCCGCGCTCACGCCACGCGTGCTCGGCGAGCTCATCGCGCTCTACGAGCACATCACGTTCACGCAGGGCGCCGTGTGGGGCATCAACTCCTTCGACCAGTGGGGCGTCGAGCTCGGCAAGCAGCTCGCCCTGCAGATCGCACCCGCCCTGGAGGGCGACGCCGCGGCGCTGGAGGCGCAGGACGCCTCGACCCGCGCGCTGCTCGACTACTACCGCGCGCAGCGGCGGTAG
- a CDS encoding calcium/sodium antiporter: protein MAWLAVIGGLALLLVGAELVTRYGARLAGAMGISPVVIGLTVVSIGTSAPELAVGIDSALKDAGSLIVGNIAGTNIVNLLLILGLSAAIRTLPFGLQTLRLDLPMMAGVALLLLVFTVDGAVDRLEGMVLLGIAIGYTFAVFRFARKESAAVQAEFGAEFDRPRRGVWPLVLAGLLLVGGIVVIVLGAQFLVDGSVDLARRLGVSEAIIGLTIIAIGTSAPELATTIISTFRGDRDIAIGNLIGSSTYNLTLILGVTVLVAPITLDAELVLVDIPVMIAATFVTGMLMMSGRRVTRVEGSIMVALYAGYLGYLLLSRV from the coding sequence GTGGCATGGCTCGCGGTGATCGGCGGACTCGCGCTGCTCCTCGTGGGCGCGGAGCTGGTGACGCGCTACGGCGCGCGGCTCGCGGGCGCCATGGGCATCTCGCCGGTCGTCATCGGACTGACGGTCGTCTCGATCGGCACGAGCGCGCCCGAGCTGGCCGTCGGCATCGACTCCGCGCTGAAGGATGCCGGATCGCTCATCGTCGGCAACATCGCCGGCACCAACATCGTCAACCTGCTGCTCATCCTGGGGCTCAGCGCCGCGATCCGCACGCTGCCGTTCGGCCTGCAGACGCTGCGGCTCGACCTGCCGATGATGGCGGGCGTCGCGCTGCTGCTGCTCGTCTTCACCGTCGACGGCGCCGTGGATCGCCTCGAGGGCATGGTGCTCCTGGGCATCGCGATCGGCTACACCTTCGCGGTGTTCCGGTTCGCCCGCAAGGAGAGCGCGGCGGTGCAGGCGGAGTTCGGCGCCGAGTTCGACCGGCCGCGGCGCGGCGTGTGGCCGCTCGTGCTCGCGGGCCTGCTGCTGGTCGGCGGCATCGTCGTGATCGTGCTGGGTGCGCAGTTCCTGGTCGACGGATCGGTCGACCTCGCGCGCCGGCTGGGCGTGTCGGAGGCGATCATCGGCCTCACGATCATCGCGATCGGCACGTCGGCGCCCGAGCTGGCGACCACGATCATCTCGACGTTCCGCGGCGACCGCGACATCGCCATCGGCAACCTCATCGGATCGAGCACCTACAACCTCACGCTCATCCTCGGCGTCACGGTGCTCGTCGCGCCGATCACGCTCGACGCCGAGCTCGTGCTCGTCGACATCCCGGTCATGATCGCCGCCACGTTCGTGACCGGCATGCTCATGATGAGCGGCCGCCGCGTCACCCGCGTCGAGGGCTCGATCATGGTCGCCCTGTACGCCGGCTACCTGGGCTATCTGCTGCTCAGCCGCGTGTAG